TCGGAGAGGTCATGACCGTTACTTACCCGGCGAAATGCACAGATGCAATCCGCTGTGCGAACGGGACGACGCCAAAAGGACACGTTGCGGTTGCTGATTTTGCGGACGCTCCCGGGGACCGTGCCACCACGCGCTCGTCAAGATCGGTTCACCGAAATTGCGCGGATGGCATCCGGATTAGCTGACTTTTTGGTGCACTATCCGCACAACGATGTGCGGTACGCACAGCATTTCGCGGTGCGGCCGGTGAACAATTACCGAAGGGCGGCCAGCAGTAAATCGAGGTCGTCCTCGTTGTTGTAGAGGTGAAATCCGACCCGAACGGCACCCGCCCGCACCGCGGCCCGGATGCCCGCCCGCGCCAGTCGGTCGGCGGCGCCGTCGACCGGCAGCGACACGATCGCCGATTCCTGCGCCGGCAGCTCCAGCGCGGCGCGCAACCGGTCGGCCAGGCCGACGGTGTGCCGCTCGACGGCCGCCCGGTCCAGCGATGCGAGCCACGGCAGCGTCAATCCCGCGCCCAGCACGCTGAACCAGCTTGGCGAGAGGTCGAACCGCCGCGCGTCGTCGGCCAACCGCAACGGCAACCCGTAGATCGACTGCCAGGGTTCGGTGCCCGCGTACCAGTTGGCGGCATGCGGCGTCATCAAGTCACTGATCCTCGGGCGCAACGACATCCACGCGGTGCCGCGCGGCGCCAGCAGCCACTTGTAGACGGCCGCCACGGTGACGTCGGCCCAACTCAGGTCGAGGTTCTTCCAGCCCAGCGCCTGCGTGACGTCGACGATCGTGAGGGTGTCGGCGCCGTCGAGGGATCGGCGCAGCGCCTCGACGTCGAGCACCGCGCCGGTGGCGGACTGGACGAGGCTCACCGCGACGACGTCGAAATCGGCCGCGGCGTCGATCAGTTCGTCGGCGGGCAGTTCGGTGACCGTGACACCGCGGCCGGCCTGCGCCGCGAAGGGGAAGGTGGTGCTGGTGAACTCACCGGGCAGCACGACGACGCGGCTGCCGTCGGGGATGGCGGCCGCGACCAGACCCAGCAGCCCCGACACCGTCGCTCCCATCGTCACCGAATCGGCGGGCACCCCGGCGAGCGCGGCGTAGCCGGTGCGGGCCGCGCGCGTCGACTCGTCGAACGACGGGACGTCCATGGTGCCGGCCTGCCACCGGGCGATGCAGTCGTGCAGTGCCTCGACGACGAACCGCGGAGGCAATCCGTACGTGGGGCTGTTGAGGAAGCCGGCCGCTCCGGCGAAGTGGGCGCCGAACGCTTCCCGCGCGGCGGCGTCCGTCACGGCGTCGGGGGTTCCTCGCCGCGCAGCCGCGCCTGCAGTTGTTCGCGGTCGCGGCGCCGACGTTCGTCGACCGCAGCAATGCTGGCCGTCGCCCGGCGGCGCAGCGGTGCGAGCAGCCAGATGCCCAACGGCAGCGCGAGCACGAACGCGAAGAGCAGCGCGACGATGAGCGGAAACTCGCGCAGTCCGATCAGATGTCCGACGCCGAGGATGACGCCCGTCAGCACCGCGACCAGCAGCAGCCGGGCTGCCACGTAGAGCGCCACATCGAGTACGAGCCGAGTTCCTGGCCGAGCATCAGACACGAACCGAGCGTACCGACGGCGCGTATATTCGAGGCAAGGAGGTTTTTTCGGTGGCGTATCTGCTCCTGATTCTCGTGCTGGCTGCGTTGATCTATCTCGGCTGGCGAATGACACGAGATTCTTCGAGCCGTCAGCGGACCCGCGTGATCGGGCCCGACGACGACCCTGAATTCCTGCGCCGGCTCGGCCAGGAAGACAATCCGCGGCCCTAGGCAGGGCGGCGCGCGCCGACGAACCCCGCGGCGACCACGGCGGAGAGCTCGAGCAGCGCGCTGCGGGTCTCCGGTTTGAGACTGTCGAGGCTGATCTCGGCGCCCTCTTCGAGGTGCGGATCGAACGGCACCTGCAGCACCGCTCTGCAACGCCGGTTGAAATGGTCGACGACCTTCTTCATGTCGACCTTGCCCGACCGCGGCCGCACCGCGTTGATCACCGCCACCGAGTTGCGCACCATCTCCTGGTGGCCGTGGGCGTCGAGCCAGTCCAGCGTCGCCGACGCGCTGCGGGCCCCGTCGACCGACCCGGAACTGACGACCACCAGCGCGTCGGCCTTGGACAGCACGGCCGCCATCGCCGAATGCATCAGGCCGGTGCCGCAATCGGTGAGCACCAGGCTGTAGAACCGTTCGAGGACGTCCAGGGTGCGGATGTAGTCGTCGGAGCTGAACGCCTCCGACACCGCGGGGTCGCTCTCGGAGGCCAGCACCTCGAGGCGGCTCGGCCCCTGTGAGGTGTAGGCGCGCACATCGCTGTAGGCCTGGATACCTTCGGCGTCGCGCAGCAGGTGGCGCACGGTCGCCGGGGTTTCCAGCGGCACCTTCTGGCTGAGCGTCCCGCGGTCGGGGTTGGCGTCGACGGCGATCACCCGGTCACCCCGGACCGAGGCGAGGGTGGCACCCAGCGTCGCGGTGATCGTGGTCTTGCCGACGCCGCCCTTCAGCGACAGCACCGCGATCCGGTAGCAACCCCGCAGCGGCCGTTGCACCTGCGCGGTGAGGGTGCGACGGCGAACGGTCTTCGGGCCCTCCCCGAGGTTGATCAGCTTGGCCGACCCGTAGTACAGCCAGCGGCGCCAGCCCTCCGACGGCGCGCGTTTGCGCTCGCCGAGCAACGCGACCGTGGACAGGTCCAGATACGGCGGCGGGTCCTCGTAGCCCGGGTCGCCGTAGACCTGCGGCCCGTAGACGGGCGGCGCGTAGACCGGCGGTTCGTACACGGGCGGTTCGACGGGTGCGACGTCGACCGGTGGCACCGGTATCCCGTTGGGCGGTGTCGGCGCCGTCCATTCTGGCGGCGGCTCGGCGGACGGATCGCTGAAACGACTCTGCGCGCGGAATCCACCTGGCGCATAAGCGTTTTCAGGAATCACCGACGGAGAAGCCACATCTTTCGAGAGGCGGTGCGCCGGTTGGTCGGACACGCTGGAGTTCTCCCGTGGCTTCGCTTGGCTGTCGGATAGAGCTTAGCGAAGCCGACCGGTGAAGGCCGGATGCGCGCCGACCGGTGAGTTGCCTCGACGGGGTCTACGTGCCTCCGCCACCGCCGCCGGAGTCGTTGCCGCCGGTATCCCCGCCGCCGTCACCACCGGTGTCCGCGCCACCGGGACCGCTGCCCGCGCCGGGGCCGTCACCTTCGCCGCCGGTGCTGCCGCCGGTCGCCCCACCGGTCGGGCTGAAGTTGTTCGGCGAACCCGATTGTGCGGTCTGCGTGCTGGGCGTGTCGTAGGTGCTCGGATCCATGATGTCGCCGCCGCCCTCACCGCCGTCGCCACCGACACCACCGTCACCGCCGGTGCCGCCGGTGCCGGGGGTCACGCCCGTGCCGCCGGGGCCACCGCCGCCTCCGACGCCACCTTCACCGCCGAGACCGCCGTCGCCGCCGTCGTCGGGGATCGCCCCGCCCGGGCCGCCCTGACCGCCGTCACCGCCGTCGCCCGCGGGGCCGCCGGTTCCACCGTTGCCGCCGGTGCCGGTCGGGACGTCCGCGCCCGCACCGCCCGGGCCGCCGTTACCGCCCGCACCGCCGTTGCCGCCGTTGCCGCCGACGCCCAGCCAGATGCCGGCACGCCCGCCGATGCCGCCGTTTCCGCCGTCGCCGCCGGGCCCGCCGGTGCCACCTTGGCCGTTCGGTTGCCCCGCGCCAGGGGTGCCCGGTGCGCCCGCGCCGCCTGCGCCGCCGTTGCCGCCGACACCGCCGTTGCCCGCGAACCAGCCTGCGTTGCCGCCGTTTCCGCCGTTGCCGCCATCGGCGCCGGTAGCACCGGCCCCGCCGGCGCCGCCCGCGCCGCCCGAGCCGAGGATCCAGCCACCATGACCGCCGTTGCCGCCGGCCTGGCCGGGCGCACCCGCGCCGCCCTTACCGCCGAAGCCGAACAGCAGACCGCCGCTCTGGCCGTCCTCACCGATGCCGCCGTCGCGGCCGTTGCAGACCAGTCCGCAGCGGTTCTGCACCTGAAGCCCGCTGAGGATGATGTCGAGCGTGACCGCGGTCTCGCCCTCGAAGAAGCCGTCCGAGCCGCCGAGGAACGGCGCCGTCGTCGCGTACACCGTCGGCGTCGCCATGAACGAGTTCCGCACCAGTCCCTGATCGGCGCCGCGCGCGGCATTCGGATCGGGTGTGCCGTCCTCACCGACGACGCCGAGCACCGTCCATGGGGCGAGCGCGCCGTCACCGGCGGCCGTGGGTGTTGCGGTCGGGACGACGGTCTGCGGGCTCAGCGCGGCGGCCTTCGTTCCGGCGATCGACATGCCGGTCGTCACGTACGGCCGCGACGACACCGGCCTGACCGGGGACCATGAATCGTCGTCGACGCGTTGTTCCCCGGGTCCGATCGCCGTGAACAGGGCGGGGGCACCCACCCCCATCGCGATCGCCAACGCGCCGATGCGTCCGACGTACCTACCGTGCACCCTCAGCTACCCCTCTTGTCCATCGGGCGTACCCCTCGCAAGCGACCCCAGGCACCGCAGCGCTTTGCCACCAGCACGGTGGCGCGTCCGCTGCGAGCGCTGTGCCTCCCCTGTCGACAGTTGCCGGAGCCGCTTTTCACGCCCTGTTTCGGCAGTATCACAGCTAATCTTCTTGAAAGCTAGAGTATTCGCCGAACTGGTTGCGGTGTTTCCTCGCGAGCTAATGCTCCAGCGTCGATCAAAACGCGACACACCTGCACTTCGCCGTCAAAATTAACGCGGCCGTGTGAATCAGCAATCGCTACGGGCGGGAGTCCATGTGCCGTGCAAGCGACGGATTTATCGCCGCAATCTTGTCCTAGCAACTACTGCTGGACTGATTGCGCAGGCAACAACTTTCCGCGGGTCAGCGTCGTTACGGCCGCCGGATGCCGACCGAGGGGCCGATGGTATTCGTCTTTGCCGGACGGGCGGTCAGCCGACCCCGGCGTAGGAGTGCAGGCCCACGGTGACCAGGTTGATGAAGAACAGGTTGAACACCATCGCGGCGAACCCGACGACGTTGATCCAGGCCGCCTTCTTGTCGCGCCAGCCCGCGGTCGACCGCGCGTGCAGGTAGGCCGCGTACACCACCCACGCGATGAACGACACGGTCTCCTTGGGGTCCCAGCCCCAGTAGCGGCCCCAGGCCTCCTCGGCCCAGATCGCGCCGAAGATGACGCCGAACCCGAACACCGGGAACGCGAAGATCGTGGTGCGGTAGGCGATGCGATCGAGCGTCTGCGCGCCGGGCAGCCGGGCGATGACACGGCTCAGCGGGCTGTCCGCGCTGCGCTGCGGATCGCCGAAGCGCGACATCTTCAGCAGGAACAGGATGCTGGCCACGCCGGCGACCAGGAACACCCCGGAGCCGAGGCTGACCACCGACACGTGAATCGGCAGCCAGTAGGACTGCAGCGCGGGCATGACCGGCGCGGCGTGGCTGTAGAGCCAGCGCCCGGACACGGTCAGCAGGATGAGCACCGGAACCAGGACGAAGACCCACAGCGCCCGGTACTGAGGCCGACGCAGCACCACCGCGGCCGCGAGCAGACCGCAGAGGCTGGTCAGGTTGATGAACTCGTACATGTTGCCCCACGGCACCCGTGAGGTGGACAGCCCGCGCAGCACGATGCAGGCCAGCAGCAGCAGGATGCCGAGGTAGGTCAGCGCCAGTCCGGCGCCGCCGATCCGTTCGTCGACC
The window above is part of the Mycolicibacterium rutilum genome. Proteins encoded here:
- a CDS encoding aminotransferase class V-fold PLP-dependent enzyme, which encodes MTDAAAREAFGAHFAGAAGFLNSPTYGLPPRFVVEALHDCIARWQAGTMDVPSFDESTRAARTGYAALAGVPADSVTMGATVSGLLGLVAAAIPDGSRVVVLPGEFTSTTFPFAAQAGRGVTVTELPADELIDAAADFDVVAVSLVQSATGAVLDVEALRRSLDGADTLTIVDVTQALGWKNLDLSWADVTVAAVYKWLLAPRGTAWMSLRPRISDLMTPHAANWYAGTEPWQSIYGLPLRLADDARRFDLSPSWFSVLGAGLTLPWLASLDRAAVERHTVGLADRLRAALELPAQESAIVSLPVDGAADRLARAGIRAAVRAGAVRVGFHLYNNEDDLDLLLAALR
- a CDS encoding DUF4229 domain-containing protein, with the translated sequence MSDARPGTRLVLDVALYVAARLLLVAVLTGVILGVGHLIGLREFPLIVALLFAFVLALPLGIWLLAPLRRRATASIAAVDERRRRDREQLQARLRGEEPPTP
- a CDS encoding MinD/ParA family ATP-binding protein, whose translation is MPENAYAPGGFRAQSRFSDPSAEPPPEWTAPTPPNGIPVPPVDVAPVEPPVYEPPVYAPPVYGPQVYGDPGYEDPPPYLDLSTVALLGERKRAPSEGWRRWLYYGSAKLINLGEGPKTVRRRTLTAQVQRPLRGCYRIAVLSLKGGVGKTTITATLGATLASVRGDRVIAVDANPDRGTLSQKVPLETPATVRHLLRDAEGIQAYSDVRAYTSQGPSRLEVLASESDPAVSEAFSSDDYIRTLDVLERFYSLVLTDCGTGLMHSAMAAVLSKADALVVVSSGSVDGARSASATLDWLDAHGHQEMVRNSVAVINAVRPRSGKVDMKKVVDHFNRRCRAVLQVPFDPHLEEGAEISLDSLKPETRSALLELSAVVAAGFVGARRPA
- the ccsB gene encoding c-type cytochrome biogenesis protein CcsB translates to MNTQAIDIGLARYSDWAFTSSVLVLVGALLLLAIELAYNRGRKAEHRELVAAGSQRMDAAGPGRVVDAPKRPVDERIGGAGLALTYLGILLLLACIVLRGLSTSRVPWGNMYEFINLTSLCGLLAAAVVLRRPQYRALWVFVLVPVLILLTVSGRWLYSHAAPVMPALQSYWLPIHVSVVSLGSGVFLVAGVASILFLLKMSRFGDPQRSADSPLSRVIARLPGAQTLDRIAYRTTIFAFPVFGFGVIFGAIWAEEAWGRYWGWDPKETVSFIAWVVYAAYLHARSTAGWRDKKAAWINVVGFAAMVFNLFFINLVTVGLHSYAGVG